One Xiphophorus couchianus chromosome 1, X_couchianus-1.0, whole genome shotgun sequence genomic region harbors:
- the LOC114142500 gene encoding tumor necrosis factor receptor superfamily member 14 encodes MFSVLVALVGVAVFDPLSACHHTEYPASGGQCCPMCQKGTVVGRDCTAESGTRCVPCATGTYMNQENGLKRCFSCSTCDPVLGLFAKQDCKSTSDAVCDVLSGFFCKSLTDSTGCSTAEKHSVCKPGERIKQPGTSRHDAVCEACQQGSFSTDGVNCTLWTKCSENQTPVQDGSFTANVVCSSGSSRHRYFLSLPFVCFLIPCLVLSRVLCGDVNKCLL; translated from the exons ATGTTTTCCGTGCTGGTCGCGTTAG TGGGTGTTGCCGTGTTTGACCCACTATCAGCCTGCCACCACACAGAATACCCAGCGAGCGGCGGGCAATGTTGCCCCATGTGCCAAAAAG GAACCGTGGTGGGCAGGGACTGCACGGCTGAGTCAGGAACACGCTGCGTCCCCTGTGCGACGGGAACCTACATGAACCAAGAAAATGGACTGAAGAGGTGTTTCTCCTGTTCCACCTGTGACCCAG TGCTTGGTCTCTTTGCGAAGCAGGACTGTAAATCAACATCAGATGCGGTTTGCGATGTTCTAAGTGGGTTTTTCTGCAAAAGCTTAACAGATAGCACAGGATGCAGCACAGCAGAGAAACATTCAGTCTGTAAGCCTGGAGAGAGAATAAAACAACCTG GAACCAGCAGACATGATGCAGTGTGTGAAGCTTGTCAGCAAGGATCCTTTTCCACAGATGGGGTGAACTGCACTCTGTGGACAAA aTGCTCTGAAAACCAAACCCCAGTCCAAGACGGAAGCTTCACGGCCAATGTCGTCTGCAGCAGTGGATCATCAAGACACAGATATTTTCTGTCGCTGCCATTTGTTTGCTTCTTAATACCGTGCTTAGTGCTTTCCAGAGTGCTTTGTGGTGATGTGAATAAGTGTTTGCTTTAA